The following proteins are co-located in the Conyzicola lurida genome:
- the treS gene encoding maltose alpha-D-glucosyltransferase — protein MTFTAPIQLPGLALDPQWYRRAVFYEVMVRSFLDSNGDGAGDLQGVVQKLDYLQWLGIDALWLPPFFNSPLKDGGYDVQDFKSILPDFGTLDEFRDLVTKVHERNMRVVIDLPVNHTSDAHEWFQQSRSDPDGPYGDYYVWRDTDEGYPNIRVIFVDTEESNWTFDAERRQFFFHRFFSHQPDLNYENPAVHEAMFDTVRFWLDLGVDGFRLDAIPYLYETEEGNGEGEPATHDFIRKLRAMVDAEYPGRVMIAEANQWPTEVAEFLGTEEDPECHMAFDFPVMPRIFYSLRSQQAGELVRVLSEHTSIPKNAGWGVFLRNHDELTLEMVNEEYRQAMYGWYAYDPRMRSNIGIRRRLAPLLDNSRAELELAHALLFSLQGSPFLYYGDEIGMGDNIWLPDRDSSRTPMQWTPDRNAGFSTADPGKLYLPIVQSLVYNYQQINVEAQLAQSRSLLHWIRNVIHVRKGHPTFGLGTLRVLQTNHESVLAFVREYEGSGTHFGDMPEKVLCVFSFAHNPVAVTITDPENPGEALYDLFGGGQFPSIGDDGSLHLTLGTQSFYWLHVGGAHFAGGRV, from the coding sequence GTGACCTTCACCGCCCCTATCCAGCTACCCGGGTTGGCACTCGATCCGCAGTGGTATCGCCGCGCGGTGTTCTACGAGGTGATGGTGCGGTCGTTCCTCGACAGCAACGGCGACGGGGCCGGCGATCTGCAGGGCGTGGTGCAGAAACTCGACTACCTGCAGTGGCTCGGCATCGACGCACTCTGGCTCCCGCCGTTCTTCAACTCGCCGCTCAAAGACGGCGGATACGACGTCCAGGACTTCAAGTCGATCCTCCCAGACTTCGGAACGCTCGATGAGTTCCGCGACCTGGTCACCAAGGTGCACGAGCGCAACATGCGCGTCGTCATCGACCTGCCGGTCAATCACACCTCGGACGCGCACGAGTGGTTCCAGCAGTCGCGATCCGACCCGGACGGCCCGTACGGCGACTACTACGTCTGGCGCGACACCGACGAGGGCTACCCCAACATCCGGGTCATCTTCGTCGACACCGAAGAGTCGAACTGGACGTTCGACGCGGAACGCCGCCAGTTCTTCTTCCACCGTTTCTTCTCGCACCAGCCCGACCTCAACTACGAGAACCCGGCCGTGCATGAAGCCATGTTCGACACCGTGCGGTTCTGGCTCGACCTGGGCGTCGACGGCTTCCGGCTCGACGCCATCCCCTACCTCTACGAGACCGAGGAAGGAAACGGCGAGGGCGAGCCGGCGACCCACGACTTCATCCGCAAGCTGCGGGCGATGGTCGACGCCGAGTACCCCGGCCGCGTCATGATTGCCGAGGCCAACCAGTGGCCGACCGAGGTCGCCGAGTTCCTCGGCACCGAGGAGGACCCCGAGTGCCACATGGCCTTCGACTTCCCGGTCATGCCGCGCATCTTCTACTCGCTCCGCTCGCAGCAGGCCGGCGAGCTCGTGCGCGTTCTCTCCGAGCACACGTCCATCCCGAAGAACGCCGGCTGGGGCGTCTTCCTGCGGAATCACGACGAGCTCACCCTCGAGATGGTCAACGAGGAGTACCGGCAGGCCATGTACGGCTGGTACGCCTACGACCCGCGCATGCGCTCGAACATCGGCATCCGTCGCCGCCTCGCTCCGCTGCTCGACAACTCGCGCGCCGAGCTCGAACTCGCCCATGCGCTGCTGTTCTCGCTGCAGGGCAGCCCGTTCCTGTACTACGGCGACGAGATCGGCATGGGCGACAACATCTGGTTGCCCGACCGCGACAGCTCGCGAACACCGATGCAGTGGACCCCCGACCGCAACGCGGGCTTCTCCACCGCCGACCCCGGCAAGCTCTACCTGCCGATCGTGCAGTCGCTGGTGTACAACTACCAGCAGATCAATGTCGAAGCCCAGCTCGCCCAGTCGCGGTCGCTGCTGCACTGGATCCGCAACGTGATCCACGTGCGCAAGGGCCACCCCACCTTCGGCCTCGGCACGCTGCGGGTGCTGCAGACCAACCACGAGTCGGTGCTCGCGTTCGTGCGCGAGTACGAGGGCAGCGGCACGCACTTCGGCGACATGCCCGAGAAGGTGCTCTGCGTGTTCAGCTTCGCGCACAACCCGGTGGCGGTGACGATCACCGACCCGGAGAACCCCGGGGAGGCACTCTACGACCTGTTCGGCGGCGGACAGTTCCCATCGATCGGCGACGACGGGTCCCTCCACCTCACCCTCGGAACGCAGAGTTTCTACTGGCTGCACGTGGGCGGCGCTCACTTTGCCGGTGGTCGCGTTTAG
- a CDS encoding alpha/beta fold hydrolase, giving the protein MNVESPFAALLGALPIRRDVVRVLGSETHYWVYGPDDAATTIVISHGYRGEHHGLEPVIAQLRDVRIIGPDLPGFGESTAMTERKHDIPGYADWYAGFLDALGLNGSAVVLGHSFGSMVTATAVSTGLVRTPKLILVNPIAASALEGPNRFLTKGTVLYYRLAMALPEKAGHWLLDNWLVIRFMSLALVKTKDRTLRRFVHDQHHTYFGRFSDRQTVVDGFDASISNDVRSVADGLTMPTLLIGAEYDAITTVEQMEQLRDQMADATLHIIPDVGHLIHYEKSREAAGMIVDFLGVGRLADETDEAPATRAN; this is encoded by the coding sequence ATGAACGTTGAATCCCCTTTCGCGGCCCTGCTCGGTGCCCTCCCCATCCGCCGCGACGTCGTCAGAGTGCTGGGCAGCGAGACCCACTACTGGGTCTACGGGCCGGATGACGCGGCGACCACGATCGTGATCTCACACGGGTACCGCGGCGAACACCACGGCCTCGAACCGGTGATCGCGCAGCTGCGCGACGTGCGCATCATCGGTCCCGACCTGCCCGGTTTCGGCGAGTCGACGGCGATGACCGAGCGCAAGCACGACATCCCCGGCTACGCCGACTGGTACGCCGGGTTCCTCGACGCCCTGGGGCTCAACGGCAGCGCGGTCGTGCTCGGCCACTCCTTCGGGTCGATGGTCACCGCGACCGCGGTCTCGACCGGCCTGGTACGCACCCCGAAGCTCATCCTCGTCAACCCGATCGCCGCCTCCGCTCTCGAAGGACCCAACCGGTTCCTCACCAAGGGCACCGTGCTCTACTACCGGCTGGCGATGGCCCTGCCCGAGAAGGCCGGGCACTGGCTGCTCGACAACTGGCTCGTCATCCGCTTTATGAGCCTCGCGCTCGTGAAGACGAAGGACAGAACGCTGCGCCGCTTCGTCCACGACCAGCACCACACCTACTTCGGCCGCTTCTCCGACCGGCAGACCGTGGTCGACGGCTTCGACGCCTCGATCAGCAACGACGTGCGGTCGGTCGCCGACGGTCTCACCATGCCGACCCTGCTGATCGGCGCCGAGTACGACGCGATCACCACCGTCGAACAGATGGAGCAGCTGCGTGACCAGATGGCGGACGCGACGCTGCACATCATCCCCGACGTCGGCCACCTCATCCACTATGAAAAGTCCCGGGAAGCCGCCGGGATGATCGTCGACTTCCTCGGCGTGGGCCGGCTCGCCGACGAGACCGACGAAGCGCCCGCGACGCGGGCGAACTAG
- a CDS encoding 3'-5' exonuclease, which produces MSNSWFNTLGVFDLETTGIDVETSRIVSAHVGVIGPDGAVLEERAWLADPGIEIPAQASAVHGITTERARAEGRPAAEVVAEIIAELEALVARGIAITIYNAPYDLSLLHHEAVRHGVAPLHEPLPIIDPLVLDRAVDRYRKGKRTLEAAALVYGVDLTDAHDAGADAVAAGRIAQALAGRYGDQLDIDGADLHALQVGWCAEQSASFQDYMRRTKDPTFTASGAWPQR; this is translated from the coding sequence ATGAGCAACTCATGGTTTAACACACTCGGCGTCTTCGACCTCGAGACCACCGGTATCGACGTCGAGACGAGCCGCATCGTCTCCGCCCACGTGGGCGTCATCGGACCCGACGGCGCGGTCCTCGAGGAACGCGCGTGGTTGGCCGACCCCGGCATCGAGATCCCGGCTCAGGCGAGCGCCGTGCACGGCATCACAACCGAGCGGGCGCGGGCCGAGGGCCGGCCGGCCGCCGAGGTCGTGGCCGAGATCATCGCCGAGCTCGAGGCGCTCGTCGCCCGCGGCATCGCGATCACGATCTACAACGCGCCCTACGACCTCTCCCTGCTGCACCACGAAGCCGTGCGCCACGGCGTCGCTCCCTTGCACGAGCCCCTCCCGATCATCGACCCGCTCGTTCTCGACCGCGCCGTCGACCGGTACCGCAAGGGCAAGCGCACGCTGGAGGCGGCGGCGTTGGTCTACGGCGTCGACCTCACGGACGCGCACGATGCCGGAGCGGACGCCGTCGCGGCGGGCCGCATCGCCCAGGCGCTGGCCGGCCGCTACGGCGACCAGCTCGACATCGACGGGGCCGACCTGCACGCGCTGCAGGTCGGCTGGTGCGCCGAGCAGTCCGCCAGCTTCCAGGACTATATGCGCCGGACTAAAGACCCGACCTTCACCGCATCGGGGGCGTGGCCGCAGCGCTGA
- a CDS encoding SURF1 family protein, which translates to MNNWRFALTWRWGRYLALAVVFAIVCVCLGFWQLARRDTALAELDRIDTNYSAEAVPLTGVLDSLDAFEIDQKWTPVTVTGTYLSDEELLVRNRPYNGGPGFEVLTPLRLENGDIFIVDRGWLPTGRDQDSPDEVPAAPTGLVTVEARLKPGEPTLRGRSAPEGQIATIQLDDIQKALDEPTYTGAYGLMVTEDPAPAERPVAAAKPARDEGPHLSYAFQWFVFAIFGFLGLGYALRQEYRLVNEDDPDEMERAEARRVKDAARTRTDAEVEDALIDAGR; encoded by the coding sequence ATGAACAACTGGAGATTCGCGCTCACCTGGCGCTGGGGCCGCTATCTCGCCCTCGCCGTGGTCTTCGCGATCGTCTGCGTCTGCCTCGGCTTCTGGCAGCTCGCCCGGCGCGATACCGCCCTGGCCGAGCTCGACCGCATCGACACCAACTACTCGGCCGAAGCGGTGCCGCTGACCGGCGTGCTCGACTCGCTCGACGCCTTCGAGATCGACCAGAAGTGGACACCGGTCACCGTCACCGGCACGTACCTCAGCGACGAGGAGCTGCTCGTGCGCAACCGCCCGTACAACGGCGGTCCCGGCTTCGAGGTTCTCACCCCCCTGCGTCTCGAGAACGGCGACATCTTCATCGTCGACCGCGGTTGGCTGCCGACCGGTCGCGACCAGGACTCCCCCGACGAGGTTCCCGCGGCGCCGACCGGTCTTGTGACCGTCGAGGCTCGCCTGAAGCCCGGCGAGCCGACCCTGCGTGGCCGCTCGGCGCCCGAGGGACAGATCGCCACCATCCAGCTCGACGACATCCAGAAGGCTCTCGACGAGCCCACCTACACCGGTGCGTACGGACTGATGGTGACCGAGGACCCGGCTCCGGCCGAGCGTCCGGTCGCCGCGGCAAAGCCCGCACGCGACGAGGGACCGCACCTGTCGTACGCGTTCCAGTGGTTCGTGTTCGCCATCTTCGGCTTCCTCGGGCTCGGCTACGCGCTTCGACAGGAGTACCGCCTGGTCAACGAGGACGACCCCGACGAGATGGAGCGCGCCGAGGCACGCCGGGTCAAAGACGCGGCGCGCACGCGAACCGACGCCGAGGTCGAGGACGCGCTGATCGACGCAGGGCGCTAA
- a CDS encoding DUF3099 domain-containing protein, whose product MKTTQSITTLPPSPADDRHKRMLTYTIAMSVRVVCVFLLFVVHGWWLLVVALGAVLLPYFAVVLANNVSGGTPADVVRPGAIVPVRPPQSTTRRDDAAQSSGNDE is encoded by the coding sequence ATGAAGACCACGCAGTCAATCACGACGCTTCCGCCGTCCCCCGCCGACGACCGGCACAAGCGCATGCTCACCTACACGATCGCGATGTCGGTGCGTGTGGTCTGCGTGTTCCTCCTCTTCGTGGTGCACGGCTGGTGGCTGCTCGTGGTGGCCCTCGGCGCGGTGCTGCTCCCCTACTTCGCGGTCGTGCTCGCCAACAACGTGAGCGGCGGCACGCCGGCCGACGTCGTGCGTCCCGGAGCCATCGTGCCGGTGCGTCCTCCGCAGTCGACCACGCGTCGGGATGACGCGGCGCAGAGTTCCGGGAACGACGAGTGA
- a CDS encoding ABC transporter ATP-binding protein, with translation MASVLELSDVSVVRDGNRILDSITWAVDSDERWVVLGPNGAGKTTLLSIASASIHPSSGTAKVLEDTLGKVDVFELRPRIGFASTALARKVPAGETVLDVVLTAAYSVTGRWNEEYDDIDSRRARRVLAEWKLDHLEERRFGSLSEGEQKRVQIARAVMTDPELLLLDEPAASLDLGAREELLQLLGGYASSPQAPGIVMVTHHVEEIPRAFTHALLLKDGRIQAAGPLDEVITAENLSATFGMDITVERHDGRFAARAL, from the coding sequence ATGGCAAGCGTTCTAGAGCTCTCTGACGTCTCCGTCGTTCGTGACGGAAATCGCATCCTCGATTCGATCACGTGGGCGGTGGATAGTGATGAGCGGTGGGTCGTGCTCGGCCCCAACGGCGCGGGCAAGACCACGCTGTTGTCGATCGCCTCGGCGTCGATCCACCCGAGCTCCGGCACCGCCAAGGTGCTCGAGGACACCCTCGGCAAGGTCGACGTGTTCGAGCTGCGCCCCCGCATCGGATTCGCGTCCACCGCGCTGGCCCGCAAAGTGCCCGCCGGCGAGACGGTGCTCGACGTCGTACTCACCGCCGCCTACTCGGTCACCGGCCGCTGGAACGAGGAGTACGACGACATCGACTCACGCCGCGCGCGTCGTGTGCTCGCGGAGTGGAAGCTCGACCACCTCGAGGAACGCCGCTTCGGCAGCCTCAGCGAGGGCGAGCAGAAGCGCGTGCAGATCGCGCGTGCCGTGATGACCGACCCCGAACTGCTGCTGCTCGACGAGCCGGCCGCGAGCCTCGACCTCGGAGCGCGCGAAGAGCTCCTGCAGCTGCTCGGCGGCTATGCCAGCTCGCCGCAGGCGCCCGGCATCGTGATGGTGACACACCACGTGGAAGAGATCCCGCGGGCCTTCACCCACGCGCTGCTGCTCAAGGACGGCCGCATCCAGGCTGCCGGACCGCTCGACGAGGTGATCACCGCCGAGAACCTGAGCGCCACCTTCGGTATGGACATCACCGTCGAACGACACGACGGCAGATTCGCGGCCCGCGCACTCTAG
- a CDS encoding DMT family transporter, whose amino-acid sequence MSWIVLILSGVLEAVWATALGKSEGFTRLWPSVVFGVGLVLSMAGLAFAMRDISTGTAYAVWVGIGASLTVLYAMFFGGEPASVVKILLVLGIVACVVGLKLVGGEH is encoded by the coding sequence ATGTCGTGGATCGTTCTTATCCTGTCGGGCGTACTGGAAGCCGTCTGGGCCACCGCCCTCGGTAAGTCGGAGGGTTTCACCAGACTCTGGCCGTCGGTGGTCTTCGGAGTCGGCCTCGTGCTGAGCATGGCCGGCCTCGCCTTCGCCATGCGCGACATCTCCACCGGCACCGCCTACGCGGTGTGGGTCGGCATCGGCGCCTCGCTCACCGTGCTCTACGCGATGTTCTTCGGTGGCGAGCCCGCCTCGGTGGTGAAGATCCTCCTGGTGCTCGGCATCGTCGCCTGCGTCGTCGGGCTCAAGCTCGTCGGAGGCGAGCACTAG
- the glgA gene encoding glycogen synthase codes for MRVDLISREYPPEVYGGAGVHVAELVRALRPALDVRVRAFGLPRDEENVFSYLVPGELKTANPALATLGVDLQIAQDVAGADLVHSHTWYANAAGHLASMLHGIPHVVTAHSLEPLRPWKAEQLGGGYRVSSWIESTAFAGAATVIAVSHGMRRDILRSYPFLDEEKVTVVHNGIDLEEWKPVDDPELVRSLGIDPSRPSVVFVGRITRQKGLPYLLRAAALLPKDVQVILCAGAPDTPEILAEVEAGVAALQQERTGVVWIDRMLSRHDLSAVLTQATTFVCPSIYEPLGIVNLEAMACGAPVVGTATGGIPEVIDDGVTGRLVPIEQLEDGTGTPTDPDKFVRDLAAALTEVVSDPEAAKRMGAAGRHRAESEFGWDRIADRTREIYAALT; via the coding sequence ATGCGAGTCGATCTAATTTCACGTGAGTATCCACCGGAGGTGTACGGCGGCGCCGGCGTACACGTTGCAGAACTCGTCCGCGCCCTGCGCCCCGCGCTCGACGTTCGTGTGAGGGCCTTCGGGCTGCCCCGCGACGAGGAAAACGTCTTCTCGTATCTGGTTCCCGGCGAGCTGAAAACCGCCAATCCTGCCCTCGCCACCCTGGGTGTCGACCTGCAGATCGCTCAGGATGTCGCGGGAGCAGATCTCGTGCATTCCCACACCTGGTACGCCAACGCCGCGGGGCATCTCGCCTCGATGTTGCACGGCATTCCGCACGTGGTCACGGCGCACAGCCTCGAGCCGTTGCGCCCCTGGAAGGCCGAACAGCTCGGTGGCGGCTACCGCGTGTCGAGCTGGATCGAGAGCACGGCGTTCGCCGGCGCGGCGACCGTCATCGCGGTGAGCCACGGCATGCGTCGCGACATCCTCCGCTCGTATCCGTTCCTCGACGAGGAGAAGGTGACCGTGGTGCACAACGGCATCGACCTCGAGGAGTGGAAGCCCGTCGACGACCCCGAGCTCGTGCGTTCGCTCGGCATCGACCCGAGCCGCCCCTCCGTCGTCTTCGTCGGCCGCATCACGCGTCAGAAGGGTCTGCCGTACCTGTTGCGTGCCGCGGCCCTGCTGCCGAAGGACGTGCAGGTCATCCTCTGCGCGGGAGCCCCGGACACCCCCGAGATCCTCGCCGAGGTCGAGGCCGGCGTCGCCGCCCTGCAGCAGGAGCGCACCGGCGTCGTCTGGATCGACCGGATGCTGAGCCGCCACGACCTCTCCGCCGTGCTGACCCAGGCCACCACGTTCGTCTGCCCGTCGATCTACGAGCCGCTCGGCATCGTCAACCTCGAGGCCATGGCCTGCGGTGCACCCGTCGTGGGGACTGCCACCGGCGGCATCCCGGAGGTCATCGACGACGGCGTGACCGGCCGCCTGGTGCCCATCGAACAGCTGGAGGACGGCACGGGCACACCGACCGACCCCGACAAGTTCGTGCGCGATCTCGCCGCGGCCCTCACCGAGGTGGTCTCCGACCCCGAGGCGGCGAAGCGCATGGGCGCTGCCGGGCGTCACCGCGCCGAATCGGAGTTCGGCTGGGACCGGATTGCCGACCGAACTCGAGAAATCTACGCGGCGCTCACCTGA
- the fabG gene encoding 3-oxoacyl-ACP reductase FabG — translation MTFAPPTPRTVLVTGGNRGIGLAIAEEFLALGHRVAVTARSGQGPEGSLTVTADVTDAASLDAAFSEVEAAYGPVEVVVANAGITRDLLLVRMTEEDFTDVIDTNLTGAFRVVKRASKGMMKARFGRIILVSSVVGLLGSSGQINYSASKSGLIGLARSVTRELGSRGITANVVAPGFIESDMTSVLPEETQAAYKKSIPAGRFSTPSEVAKVITWLASDDAAYISGAVIPVDGGLGMGH, via the coding sequence ATGACTTTTGCACCCCCCACGCCCCGCACCGTCCTCGTCACGGGAGGCAACCGCGGCATCGGCCTCGCCATCGCGGAAGAGTTCCTCGCCCTCGGCCACCGCGTCGCGGTCACGGCCCGCTCGGGCCAGGGTCCCGAGGGATCCCTCACCGTCACGGCCGACGTGACCGATGCAGCCAGCTTGGATGCCGCATTCAGCGAGGTCGAGGCGGCCTACGGCCCGGTCGAGGTGGTCGTCGCTAACGCGGGTATCACCCGCGACCTCCTGCTCGTGCGCATGACCGAGGAAGACTTCACCGACGTCATCGACACCAACCTCACCGGCGCCTTCCGCGTGGTGAAGCGCGCCTCGAAGGGAATGATGAAGGCCCGCTTCGGGCGCATCATCCTCGTGTCGAGCGTCGTCGGGCTGCTCGGCTCGTCGGGACAGATCAACTACTCGGCGTCGAAGAGCGGCCTCATCGGTCTCGCCCGCTCGGTGACGCGCGAGCTCGGTTCGCGGGGCATTACCGCGAACGTCGTGGCGCCCGGCTTCATCGAGTCGGACATGACCTCGGTGCTGCCCGAGGAGACGCAGGCCGCCTACAAGAAGTCGATCCCCGCGGGACGCTTCTCCACCCCGTCCGAGGTCGCCAAGGTGATCACCTGGCTCGCGAGCGACGACGCCGCGTACATCTCGGGTGCGGTCATCCCCGTCGACGGCGGTCTCGGGATGGGTCACTAG
- a CDS encoding glucose-1-phosphate adenylyltransferase: MASKKIFGIVLAGGEGKRLMPLTADRAKPAVPFGGGYRLIDFALSNLINSGLTKIVVLTQYKSHSLDRHISQTWRLSGLLDAYVASVPAQQRLGKRWFSGSADAILQSLNLLRDEKPDIVVVVGADHVYRMDFSQMIEAHINSGRGLTVAAIRQPIALADQFGVIELDKDDPTKIAAFLEKPQDAEGLADSPGEVLASMGNYIFDADILIDAVLRDGERSDSNHDMGGDIVPDFVSRGAASVYDLNQNDVPGSTDRDKYYWRDVGSIDSFFEAHQDLISALPIFNLYNREWPIFSQQLNSPPAKFVRDARGYLGTTIDSIVSLGSLLSGAHIERSVLGPWTTVESGAMVVDSIVFERARIEPNSVVRRAILDKDVVIEAGAHVGVDADSDRARGLTVTDSGITIVGKGVRVSP; encoded by the coding sequence ATGGCGTCGAAGAAGATCTTTGGAATTGTGCTCGCAGGTGGAGAAGGAAAGCGGCTGATGCCGCTCACCGCAGACCGGGCTAAGCCCGCGGTCCCCTTCGGAGGCGGCTACCGGCTGATCGACTTCGCGCTGAGCAACCTGATCAACTCCGGACTCACCAAGATCGTCGTGCTGACCCAGTACAAGTCACACAGCCTCGACCGTCACATCTCGCAGACCTGGCGTCTCTCCGGCCTGCTCGACGCGTACGTCGCGTCGGTGCCCGCCCAGCAGCGGCTCGGCAAGCGCTGGTTCAGCGGCTCGGCCGACGCGATCCTGCAGAGCCTCAACCTGCTGCGCGACGAGAAGCCCGACATCGTCGTGGTCGTCGGTGCCGACCACGTGTACCGCATGGACTTCAGCCAGATGATCGAGGCGCACATCAACTCCGGCCGCGGTCTCACGGTCGCCGCCATCCGCCAGCCGATCGCACTCGCCGACCAGTTCGGGGTCATCGAACTCGACAAGGACGACCCCACCAAGATCGCGGCGTTCCTCGAGAAGCCGCAGGACGCCGAGGGTCTCGCCGACTCCCCCGGCGAGGTGCTCGCCTCGATGGGCAATTACATCTTCGACGCCGACATCCTCATCGACGCGGTGCTGCGCGACGGCGAACGCAGCGACTCCAACCACGACATGGGCGGCGACATCGTGCCCGACTTCGTGTCGCGCGGCGCCGCGAGCGTCTACGACCTCAACCAGAACGACGTGCCCGGGTCGACCGACCGCGACAAGTACTACTGGCGTGACGTCGGCAGCATCGACTCGTTCTTCGAGGCGCACCAGGACCTGATCTCGGCGCTCCCGATCTTCAACCTGTACAACCGCGAGTGGCCGATCTTCAGCCAGCAGCTCAACTCGCCGCCCGCCAAGTTCGTGCGCGACGCGCGCGGCTACCTCGGCACCACGATCGACTCGATCGTCTCGCTCGGGTCGCTGCTCTCCGGCGCCCACATCGAACGCAGCGTGCTCGGACCGTGGACGACGGTGGAGTCCGGCGCCATGGTCGTCGACTCCATCGTCTTCGAGCGCGCCCGCATCGAACCGAACTCCGTCGTGCGTCGGGCTATTCTGGACAAGGACGTGGTCATCGAAGCCGGCGCCCACGTGGGTGTCGATGCCGATTCCGATCGAGCGCGGGGCCTCACGGTCACCGACTCCGGAATCACGATCGTCGGCAAGGGCGTCCGCGTCTCCCCCTAG
- a CDS encoding type B 50S ribosomal protein L31, whose product MKTDIHPTYNAVVFRDLASGETFLTRSTVSSDKTIELDGETYPVIDVEISSASHPFYTGKQRIMDSAGRVEKFNSRYKGFNK is encoded by the coding sequence ATGAAGACCGACATCCACCCCACGTACAACGCTGTTGTGTTCCGCGACCTCGCCTCCGGTGAGACGTTCCTGACCCGTTCGACGGTGTCCAGCGACAAGACGATCGAGCTCGACGGCGAGACCTACCCGGTCATCGACGTGGAAATCTCCTCCGCTTCGCACCCGTTCTACACGGGCAAGCAGCGCATCATGGACTCCGCGGGCCGCGTCGAGAAGTTCAACTCGCGCTACAAGGGCTTCAACAAGTAG
- the serB gene encoding phosphoserine phosphatase SerB: MARFLVVLDVDSTLIENEVIELLAEEAGTLDEVAAITFQAMNGELDFEQSLRSRVATLRGLPVSVFTDAAAKITITAGVPEMVAAVQLNGGRVAVVSGGFHEVLDPIAEALGLDHWRANRLEVAEGYLTGGLVGPIIDAKAKADTLREWAGEFGIPLSQTVAVGDGANDLEMMAITGLSVGFDAKAPVRDEAHVLIDARDLSQILPLLGLRG, encoded by the coding sequence ATGGCCCGGTTTCTCGTAGTTCTCGACGTCGACTCCACCCTCATCGAGAACGAGGTGATCGAGCTGCTCGCCGAGGAAGCCGGCACCCTCGACGAGGTCGCGGCCATCACCTTCCAGGCGATGAACGGCGAGCTCGACTTCGAGCAGAGCCTGCGCTCGCGCGTCGCGACCCTGCGCGGCCTTCCCGTGAGCGTGTTCACGGATGCCGCGGCGAAGATCACCATCACGGCCGGCGTGCCCGAGATGGTGGCGGCCGTGCAGCTGAACGGCGGCCGCGTCGCCGTCGTGTCGGGCGGCTTCCACGAGGTGCTCGACCCCATCGCGGAAGCGCTCGGTCTCGACCACTGGCGGGCCAACCGGCTCGAGGTCGCCGAGGGCTACCTGACCGGCGGCCTCGTCGGCCCGATCATCGACGCGAAGGCCAAGGCCGACACCCTGCGGGAGTGGGCCGGCGAGTTCGGCATCCCGCTGAGCCAGACCGTCGCGGTCGGCGACGGTGCGAACGACCTCGAGATGATGGCCATCACCGGCCTCTCCGTCGGGTTCGACGCCAAAGCGCCGGTGCGCGACGAGGCACACGTGCTCATCGACGCGCGCGACCTCAGCCAGATCCTGCCCCTGTTGGGATTGCGGGGCTAG